One region of Oxalobacteraceae bacterium OTU3CAMAD1 genomic DNA includes:
- a CDS encoding TonB-dependent receptor yields the protein MQAIPHPRGVRAALPLTPVAAACALLIAAFSTPLHAQIDASTSAQAGQAPMSKVVVSGIRRGIEDAISVKKDSTSIVESISAEDIGKLPDVSIAESIARLPGLAAQRVGGRAQVISIRGLSPDFATTLLNGREQVSTGDNRSVEFDQYPSELLSGVTVYKTPDAGLVGQGLSGTIDMQTVRPLAFPGRTFSVNVRGEKNSMGKIADTKDTGHRLSASYIDQFANRTIGVAIGVASLETPILENQTGTYEPFEQAPVAGVPAGTFVTAGVKALAKSGKLKRTGLIGVLEYRPSKQWSSTIDLFASEFKQVDTNNQFEVNLGGYNGSNNPVGFNYTSTNIVNGTLLGGTATGAYPLVRGQYNHRKDQIRTAGWANKFNFGSWSLLADANYSQAKRDETYLENNLQLQSATGGAFNDPLMTVGWNTGRFATIAGQLDYSDPTKLFTGNSIYGYGSTYSPHLKDTLKSFKLVATLPAPDSLDAYLRGFDVGINYSDRTKTKRQPSGDLFATGNPTISSDLLYAPVDLGFAGAGVVPSWNVPGVIAKYFNPINYSLANNAGTISRAWDVHEKITTGYARANIESEWGGVSVRGNIGAQLLRTDQSSDSLYADAAGVARPYSDGKTYSDVLPSMNLAFGLPSDHTVRVSLAKQIARPRVDELNAGFNFTVDTGTRLPSGSGGNARLDPWRAKAFDISWEKYFAKKGYVALAGYYKKLDTYIYKFSETRDFSQYTPGTIAITNSGQFTTSYNGNGGTLKGAELSVSVPLELVTPVLDGFGVLASSSYTKSGIDIKEVNASIGKIELPGMSRHVTNVTLYYEKAGFSTRVSTRRRSDYVGEIGNFAGDRQLRYVVGDSPVDFQIGYTFNDGAYKGLGVLLQVNNLTNEAYETYANSKDRQLEYAKYGRTVLFGVNYKF from the coding sequence ATGCAAGCCATTCCACACCCACGCGGCGTCCGCGCCGCGCTTCCCCTCACGCCCGTCGCAGCCGCCTGCGCGCTGCTGATCGCCGCTTTTTCCACCCCGCTGCACGCGCAGATCGACGCCTCAACCTCCGCCCAAGCCGGCCAGGCGCCGATGTCGAAAGTCGTCGTCTCCGGCATCCGCCGTGGCATCGAGGACGCCATCTCCGTCAAAAAAGACTCGACCTCCATCGTTGAATCCATCTCCGCCGAGGATATCGGCAAGCTGCCCGACGTCAGCATCGCCGAATCGATCGCGCGCCTGCCCGGCCTGGCGGCGCAGCGCGTGGGCGGGCGCGCGCAGGTGATCAGCATTCGCGGCCTGTCGCCGGACTTCGCCACCACCCTGCTCAACGGCCGCGAGCAAGTCAGCACGGGCGACAACCGCAGCGTCGAATTCGATCAATACCCATCCGAGCTTCTGAGCGGCGTCACCGTCTACAAAACGCCGGACGCGGGACTGGTCGGCCAGGGCCTGTCCGGCACTATCGACATGCAGACCGTGCGCCCGCTGGCCTTCCCGGGCCGAACCTTCTCGGTCAACGTACGCGGCGAGAAGAACTCGATGGGCAAGATCGCCGACACCAAGGACACCGGCCATCGCCTCAGCGCCAGCTACATCGACCAGTTTGCGAACCGCACCATCGGCGTGGCGATCGGCGTGGCCAGCCTGGAGACGCCTATCCTCGAAAACCAGACCGGCACCTACGAACCGTTCGAGCAGGCCCCCGTAGCGGGCGTCCCGGCCGGCACCTTCGTCACCGCCGGCGTCAAGGCGCTGGCCAAGAGCGGCAAACTGAAACGCACCGGTTTGATCGGCGTACTGGAATACCGGCCGTCGAAGCAGTGGTCCAGCACCATCGACCTTTTCGCCTCCGAATTCAAGCAGGTGGACACCAACAACCAGTTCGAAGTCAACCTGGGCGGGTACAACGGCAGCAACAACCCGGTCGGCTTCAACTACACCAGCACCAACATCGTCAACGGCACGCTGCTGGGCGGCACCGCCACCGGCGCCTACCCGCTGGTGCGCGGCCAGTACAACCACCGCAAGGACCAGATCCGCACCGCCGGCTGGGCCAACAAATTCAACTTCGGCAGTTGGTCACTGCTGGCGGACGCCAACTACTCGCAGGCCAAGCGCGATGAGACCTACCTCGAAAACAACCTGCAGCTGCAAAGCGCGACGGGCGGCGCCTTCAACGATCCGCTGATGACGGTCGGCTGGAACACCGGCCGCTTCGCCACCATCGCCGGCCAGCTCGATTACAGCGATCCGACCAAGCTATTCACCGGGAACTCGATCTACGGCTACGGCAGCACCTACTCGCCGCATCTGAAGGACACGCTGAAAAGCTTCAAGCTGGTCGCCACGCTGCCGGCCCCGGACAGCCTGGATGCCTACCTGCGCGGCTTCGATGTCGGCATCAACTACAGCGACCGCACCAAGACCAAGCGCCAGCCGTCCGGCGACCTGTTCGCCACCGGGAACCCGACCATCTCCAGCGATCTGCTATATGCGCCGGTGGATCTGGGCTTCGCCGGCGCCGGGGTGGTCCCTTCCTGGAATGTGCCGGGGGTGATCGCCAAGTACTTCAACCCGATCAACTACAGCCTGGCCAACAACGCCGGTACTATCAGCCGCGCATGGGACGTGCACGAGAAAATCACCACCGGCTACGCGCGCGCCAACATCGAGAGCGAATGGGGCGGCGTCTCTGTACGCGGCAACATCGGCGCGCAGCTGCTGCGCACCGACCAGTCATCGGACTCGCTGTACGCGGACGCCGCCGGCGTGGCCCGTCCCTACAGCGATGGCAAGACCTACAGCGACGTCCTGCCGAGCATGAACCTCGCCTTCGGCCTGCCGTCGGATCACACGGTGCGCGTCTCGCTGGCCAAGCAAATCGCCCGTCCCCGCGTCGATGAACTCAATGCCGGCTTCAACTTCACCGTCGATACCGGCACGCGCCTGCCGAGCGGCAGCGGCGGCAACGCCAGGCTCGATCCGTGGCGCGCCAAGGCCTTCGACATCTCGTGGGAAAAGTACTTCGCCAAGAAGGGCTATGTGGCCTTGGCCGGCTACTACAAGAAGCTCGACACCTACATCTACAAGTTCTCCGAAACGCGCGACTTCTCGCAGTACACGCCAGGCACCATCGCCATCACCAACTCGGGTCAGTTCACCACCTCGTACAACGGCAACGGCGGCACGCTCAAGGGAGCCGAGTTGTCGGTGTCGGTGCCGCTGGAACTGGTCACGCCGGTGCTGGATGGTTTCGGCGTACTGGCCAGCAGCTCGTACACCAAGAGCGGCATCGATATCAAGGAAGTCAACGCCTCGATCGGCAAGATCGAGCTGCCGGGCATGTCGCGCCACGTCACCAACGTCACGCTTTACTACGAAAAGGCGGGGTTCTCGACGCGTGTCAGCACGCGCCGGCGTTCGGATTATGTGGGCGAGATCGGCAACTTCGCGGGTGATCGCCAGTTGCGATACGTGGTCGGCGACAGCCCGGTCGATTTCCAGATCGGCTACACGTTCAACGACGGCGCGTACAAAGGGTTGGGGGTGCTCCTGCAGGTGAACAACCTGACCAACGAAGCGTATGAAACCTACGCCAACAGCAAGGACCGTCAGCTGGAGTATGCCAAATATGGACGCACTGTTTTGTTCGGGGTGAACTACAAGTTCTAG
- a CDS encoding pyridoxamine 5'-phosphate oxidase family protein, with protein MTAAATPTHQATATAPSDRTRVRRGAEKAQYDTATLHAIIDDAYLCHIAFSDAKGSHCIPTACWREDGHLYIHGSNGSRMLKRLVESETCVTITHLDGLVLARSAFSHTMNYRSAMIYGRFEVVSDEAERHRTLEAFMEKLAPGRQAQVRPGSDKEYAATTILRIPLDEAACKVRSGGPSDDEEDMQWPVWAGVLPWVRTPVAPRRHEACTIEAPDYVLQWECSTAT; from the coding sequence ATGACCGCAGCAGCCACCCCCACGCACCAAGCCACCGCCACCGCACCAAGCGACCGCACCCGCGTACGCCGTGGCGCCGAGAAGGCGCAGTACGACACAGCCACCCTGCACGCCATCATCGACGACGCCTACCTGTGCCACATCGCCTTTAGCGACGCCAAAGGCTCGCATTGCATTCCTACCGCGTGCTGGCGCGAGGATGGGCATTTGTACATTCACGGCTCGAACGGCAGCCGCATGCTCAAGCGCCTGGTGGAAAGCGAGACCTGCGTGACGATCACGCATCTGGATGGCCTGGTGTTGGCGCGATCGGCCTTTAGCCACACGATGAACTACCGTTCGGCGATGATCTATGGCCGCTTCGAGGTGGTGAGCGATGAAGCGGAGCGCCATCGCACGCTGGAAGCGTTCATGGAGAAGTTGGCGCCGGGACGCCAGGCGCAGGTCCGGCCGGGCAGCGACAAGGAGTACGCGGCCACCACCATCCTGCGCATCCCGCTGGACGAAGCGGCGTGCAAGGTGCGCAGCGGCGGCCCGAGCGACGACGAGGAGGACATGCAATGGCCGGTTTGGGCAGGTGTGCTGCCGTGGGTGCGAACCCCGGTGGCGCCGCGACGGCATGAGGCCTGCACCATCGAGGCTCCGGACTATGTCCTCCAATGGGAATGTAGTACGGCTACATAA
- a CDS encoding PLP-dependent aminotransferase family protein gives MDMSLLITGYAAQHSHRGWPRQRMLHECLRAAIRNGTLAAGTRLAASRALAEELGLARNTVLYAYEQLASEGFVTTDRRGTVVATIAPERKPSPAPRALAQAGLAQRARGLRPLPGPAEMMGAFVPGVPALDHFPLTLWRRMLERAWRSLAVAQLNYGDPAGEPLLREAIADHLRAARGVVCDAGQVFITDGTQSSLELCMRALADAGDTIWIESPGYGGALAASRGAGLNVAGIEVDEDGIAPTPEDWLLRPPRLIYTTPSHQYPVGSVLSLRRRLALIEAARGAGALIIEDDYDSEFRHDGAPLSAMQGLAPDAPVVYLGTFSKTMFPSLRIAFVVVPAALEAAFALMRAQSHASGRTAEQLALAEFLRSGQFALHVRRMRRLYRQRRDALVVSLERHMGSVATVHGGSAGMHLALRFRDEAMDDVAVSAQALEHGIVVNALSRHDTKGTSGWRGLMLGYAQVPAEQMDDLVKRLAAIVHMAAFEQSRAGQVSTVTRRAD, from the coding sequence ATGGATATGTCCCTGCTGATCACCGGCTATGCGGCGCAACACAGTCACCGGGGCTGGCCGCGTCAGCGCATGCTGCACGAGTGCCTGCGCGCGGCAATCCGCAACGGCACGCTGGCCGCAGGCACGCGGCTTGCCGCTTCGCGCGCGCTGGCCGAGGAGCTGGGACTGGCACGCAATACCGTGCTGTACGCGTACGAGCAGTTGGCCAGCGAAGGCTTCGTCACCACCGACCGGCGCGGTACCGTGGTGGCGACGATCGCGCCGGAGCGCAAGCCGTCGCCAGCCCCGCGCGCGTTGGCGCAGGCGGGGCTGGCGCAGCGTGCACGCGGACTGCGACCCTTGCCCGGTCCCGCCGAAATGATGGGCGCCTTCGTTCCCGGCGTGCCCGCGCTTGACCATTTTCCGTTGACCCTGTGGCGCCGCATGCTGGAACGCGCATGGCGCTCGCTGGCGGTGGCGCAGCTGAACTACGGCGATCCGGCCGGCGAGCCGCTGCTGCGCGAGGCCATCGCCGACCACCTGCGCGCAGCGCGCGGCGTGGTGTGCGATGCGGGCCAGGTGTTCATCACGGACGGCACGCAGAGCAGCCTGGAGCTGTGCATGCGCGCGCTGGCCGACGCGGGCGACACGATCTGGATCGAGAGTCCGGGCTATGGCGGCGCACTGGCGGCGTCGCGCGGCGCCGGCTTGAATGTGGCGGGGATAGAAGTGGACGAAGACGGCATCGCGCCGACGCCGGAGGACTGGCTGCTGCGGCCACCGCGCCTGATTTATACGACGCCGTCGCACCAGTATCCGGTTGGCAGCGTGCTCAGTTTGCGCCGCCGTCTGGCGCTGATCGAGGCGGCGCGCGGCGCCGGCGCGCTGATCATCGAGGACGATTACGACAGCGAGTTCCGGCATGACGGCGCGCCGCTGTCGGCGATGCAGGGGCTGGCGCCGGATGCGCCGGTGGTGTATCTGGGGACGTTCAGCAAGACCATGTTCCCGTCGCTGCGGATCGCTTTTGTGGTGGTGCCCGCAGCGCTGGAGGCGGCGTTCGCGCTGATGCGGGCGCAGTCGCATGCGAGCGGACGGACGGCGGAGCAGCTGGCGCTGGCGGAGTTCTTACGCAGCGGGCAGTTCGCGTTGCATGTGCGGCGCATGCGCAGGTTGTACCGGCAGCGGCGCGACGCGCTGGTGGTGTCGCTGGAGCGGCATATGGGTTCGGTGGCGACGGTGCATGGGGGCTCGGCCGGGATGCATCTGGCGCTGCGGTTCAGGGATGAGGCGATGGACGATGTGGCGGTGAGCGCGCAGGCGCTGGAGCACGGGATCGTGGTCAACGCCTTGAGCCGGCATGACACCAAGGGGACGTCGGGGTGGCGGGGTTTGATGCTCGGCTACGCGCAGGTGCCGGCCGAGCAGATGGATGATTTGGTGAAGCGGTTGGCGGCGATTGTGCACATGGCTGCGTTTGAGCAGAGTCGCGCAGGCCAAGTATCCACTGTGACACGTAGGGCGGATTAG
- a CDS encoding TonB-dependent receptor translates to MTRALTVAPRFKRTLLASAILLLVAGPGLAQTQAAADEQLAKEQTVVVLGSRTVAKTALDTSSPVGLIGLKDMQTAGPLELGKLLQTLDPSFNFSSTFVSDGTDSIRPATLRSLGPDQVLVLINGKRRHQQALVNVQQTVGRGSAGTDINAIPLAAIQRIEVLRDGAAAQYGSDAIAGVINIVLKTQTSETSLSGTVGTTSEGDGDLYSGSANTGFALGQDGGFLNLTVEARKRGETNRAGPDSLRVDPPRVTQHLGDSNTRDTYFWWNGAIPIDKSSEFYAFGGLSKRKSDSFGFFRSAGDARTVQAVYPNGFLPAIHTDIKDASFAFGYRRDLPNDWKADISINHGASELAFHESDSLNTSYWYEPKPGGGIYAESPREADTGTLKFDQTTINADIKGPIKIGGSSVFVATGFEYRRDNYQIVAGDPVSYQYGRTNNPAIAITTPSGATAAAGIQGFPGYTPATAVDSGRHNIALFLDAEHKPLENLTLAGAVRFEKYSDFGNTTTGKLSARYDPSKTVGFRGSVSSGFRAPSVQQRFYSSVSTNLNNGVLTETLTAREGSSVTQAFGIAPLKEETSTSGSVGMVLRPAKNMSLTVDAYQIKIKDRIVFSSEIAPEAGGGPITNILRPLGVGQAQFFTNAVDTRTRGLDVVAEHTTKFAASSLVLSGQLGFNKTEVSKRHSTSTVLTGEQLFDQAQVTLIERGQPRKHHVVAADYTAGAWNVNTRANYYGEVQAQSFSPLHTWDAKWLVDASVRYGFSKRTFLSVGVNNMFNELPSEWTNGGDFPKLGFTRCWETCPIGVNGRSMYIRMDTAF, encoded by the coding sequence ATGACAAGAGCACTGACAGTAGCACCCCGGTTCAAGCGCACGCTGCTCGCCAGCGCCATCCTGCTGCTGGTGGCCGGTCCGGGCTTGGCACAAACCCAGGCCGCCGCCGACGAGCAGCTGGCCAAGGAACAGACGGTCGTCGTCCTCGGCTCGCGCACGGTCGCCAAAACGGCGCTCGACACGTCGTCGCCGGTCGGCCTGATCGGCCTGAAGGACATGCAAACGGCCGGTCCGCTGGAACTGGGCAAACTGCTGCAAACGCTGGACCCGTCGTTCAACTTCTCGAGCACCTTCGTCAGCGACGGCACCGACAGCATCCGCCCGGCGACCCTGCGCTCGCTCGGGCCGGACCAGGTGCTGGTGCTCATTAACGGCAAGCGCCGCCACCAGCAGGCGCTGGTCAACGTCCAGCAAACCGTCGGACGCGGCTCGGCCGGTACCGACATCAACGCCATTCCGCTGGCGGCGATCCAGCGCATCGAGGTGCTGCGCGACGGCGCCGCCGCCCAATACGGCTCGGACGCCATCGCGGGCGTGATCAACATCGTGCTCAAAACGCAAACCAGCGAGACCTCGCTGAGCGGCACCGTCGGCACCACTTCCGAAGGCGACGGCGACCTGTACTCCGGCAGCGCCAACACCGGCTTCGCGCTGGGCCAGGACGGCGGCTTCCTCAACCTGACCGTCGAAGCGCGCAAGCGCGGCGAAACCAACCGCGCCGGTCCCGACTCGCTGCGCGTGGACCCGCCGCGCGTGACCCAGCACCTGGGCGACAGCAACACCCGCGACACCTACTTCTGGTGGAACGGCGCCATCCCGATCGACAAGAGCAGCGAATTCTACGCCTTCGGCGGCCTGTCCAAGCGCAAGAGCGACTCGTTCGGCTTCTTCCGCTCGGCCGGCGACGCCCGCACCGTGCAGGCGGTCTATCCGAACGGCTTCCTGCCGGCGATCCACACCGACATCAAGGACGCCTCGTTCGCCTTCGGCTACCGCCGCGACCTGCCCAACGACTGGAAGGCCGACATCAGCATCAACCACGGCGCCAGCGAACTGGCGTTCCACGAATCCGACAGCTTGAACACCAGCTACTGGTACGAGCCGAAACCGGGCGGCGGCATATACGCCGAATCGCCGCGTGAAGCCGACACCGGCACCTTGAAATTCGACCAGACCACGATCAACGCCGACATCAAGGGCCCGATCAAAATCGGCGGCAGCAGCGTCTTCGTCGCCACCGGCTTCGAGTACCGCCGCGACAACTACCAGATCGTCGCCGGCGACCCGGTCTCCTACCAGTACGGCCGCACCAACAACCCGGCCATCGCCATCACCACGCCAAGCGGCGCGACGGCGGCGGCGGGCATCCAGGGCTTCCCCGGCTACACGCCGGCCACCGCCGTCGATTCGGGCCGCCACAACATCGCGCTGTTCCTCGACGCGGAACACAAGCCGCTGGAGAACCTGACCCTGGCCGGCGCTGTGCGCTTCGAAAAGTACTCGGACTTCGGCAACACCACCACCGGTAAGCTGAGCGCCCGCTATGACCCGAGCAAGACGGTCGGCTTCCGCGGCAGCGTCTCGAGCGGCTTCCGCGCGCCGAGCGTGCAGCAGCGCTTCTACAGCTCCGTGTCGACCAACCTGAATAACGGCGTGCTGACCGAAACGCTGACCGCGCGCGAAGGCAGCTCCGTCACGCAGGCCTTCGGCATCGCCCCGCTGAAAGAGGAAACCTCGACCAGCGGCAGCGTCGGCATGGTGCTGCGTCCGGCCAAGAACATGTCGCTGACGGTCGACGCGTACCAGATCAAGATCAAGGACCGCATCGTCTTCTCCAGCGAAATCGCGCCGGAGGCCGGCGGCGGCCCGATCACCAATATCCTGCGTCCGCTGGGCGTGGGCCAGGCGCAGTTCTTCACCAACGCGGTCGATACCCGCACGCGTGGCCTGGACGTCGTGGCCGAGCACACCACCAAATTCGCGGCGTCGTCGCTGGTGCTTTCCGGTCAACTGGGCTTCAACAAGACGGAGGTGAGCAAGCGCCATTCGACATCGACGGTGCTGACCGGCGAGCAGCTGTTCGACCAGGCGCAGGTGACCTTGATCGAACGCGGCCAGCCGCGCAAGCACCACGTGGTGGCGGCCGACTACACGGCCGGCGCGTGGAACGTCAACACCCGCGCCAACTACTATGGCGAAGTGCAGGCGCAAAGCTTCAGCCCCCTGCATACGTGGGATGCCAAATGGCTGGTTGACGCGTCGGTGCGCTATGGCTTCAGCAAGCGCACCTTCCTCAGCGTCGGCGTGAACAACATGTTCAACGAACTGCCATCGGAATGGACCAACGGCGGCGATTTCCCGAAACTGGGTTTCACCCGCTGCTGGGAAACCTGCCCGATCGGCGTGAACGGCCGCTCGATGTACATCCGCATGGATACCGCGTTCTAA
- a CDS encoding methyltransferase domain-containing protein: MSSKSSPNAVRYDQPGHPPATITEFEGVRSLHLGTSWVQGAMRLSKPDNIELEYVQMMMMWLLFNDNPRHIVQLGLGSAALTKFCHRRLPQARVTAVELNPNVIAICNAQFGLPSNDERLNVIEMNAMDFVLDPANHGTVDVLQVDLYDEEARGPVLDSPEFYQACHDCLREGGIMTTNVFGDFSNYDKNLQTMEQVFDAVVWLPEVHDANIVVIAFKESPVIDFAVLYERAGAIKKTLNLPAKSWVNGLKGWMLDQQ; this comes from the coding sequence ATGTCTTCCAAGTCCTCTCCCAACGCCGTCCGCTACGACCAGCCCGGCCATCCGCCGGCCACCATCACCGAATTCGAGGGCGTACGCAGCCTGCACCTGGGCACCTCGTGGGTCCAGGGCGCGATGCGCCTGTCCAAGCCGGACAACATCGAGCTCGAATACGTGCAAATGATGATGATGTGGTTGCTGTTCAACGACAACCCGCGCCACATCGTTCAGCTAGGACTGGGCAGCGCGGCGCTGACCAAATTCTGCCACCGCCGCCTGCCGCAGGCGCGCGTGACCGCCGTCGAACTCAATCCCAACGTCATCGCGATCTGCAACGCGCAATTCGGCCTGCCGTCGAACGACGAGCGCCTGAACGTGATCGAAATGAACGCGATGGACTTCGTGCTGGACCCGGCCAACCACGGCACGGTCGACGTGCTGCAGGTCGACCTGTACGACGAGGAGGCACGCGGCCCGGTGCTCGACTCGCCCGAGTTCTACCAGGCCTGCCACGACTGCCTGCGCGAAGGCGGCATCATGACCACCAACGTCTTCGGCGACTTTTCCAACTACGACAAGAATTTGCAAACGATGGAGCAGGTGTTCGACGCCGTGGTCTGGCTGCCCGAGGTCCACGACGCCAACATCGTGGTGATCGCCTTCAAGGAGTCGCCGGTGATCGATTTCGCCGTGCTGTACGAGCGCGCCGGCGCCATCAAAAAGACGCTGAACCTGCCCGCCAAATCCTGGGTCAACGGCCTTAAAGGGTGGATGCTGGACCAGCAATAA
- a CDS encoding PAS domain-containing sensor histidine kinase, whose product MRGKGLRQGFRLSLLTRWTALIGTLLTVGIVIALAMTHFFPDNPGLVLAVCLLCVLPISIITIRSQLEYMLSLFRALTGTVTSYRDGDFSFSLHWPQNDELSDLVAAHNALGDVLRQQRLDLVQRELLLDTMVQNTPVAMLLVSESGPVVYANIAARQLLNEGRKLEGHRLDDVLAKASPALVEAMARGGDGLFTTKDGAKVDDIDEEEVYHLARRSFNLNGRRHELLLLRQLTMELRRQEVQTWKKVIRVISHELNNSLAPLTSLAHSGAELVRRGQTERLPQILETIEERTRHLESFILGYARFAKLPAPRLEPQHWPAFLARLSQQVEFTLAGEPPAESCAFDPAQLEQALLNLLKNAHESGSPAAQVALEVRRLHEAVRIDVLDRGPGMSDTVLTNALVPFYSTKRSGTGLGLALAREIAEAHGGRITLANRDGGGLAVTIILPLAC is encoded by the coding sequence ATGCGCGGGAAAGGTCTGCGCCAGGGTTTTCGCCTATCGTTGCTCACGCGCTGGACGGCGTTGATCGGCACCCTGCTCACGGTCGGCATTGTCATCGCGCTGGCCATGACCCACTTCTTTCCCGACAATCCCGGCCTGGTGCTGGCGGTATGCCTGCTATGCGTGCTGCCGATCTCCATCATCACCATCCGCTCGCAGCTCGAATACATGCTGTCGCTGTTCCGCGCGCTGACCGGCACCGTCACCAGCTACCGCGACGGCGACTTTTCCTTCAGCCTGCACTGGCCGCAGAACGATGAACTGAGCGACCTGGTGGCCGCGCACAACGCGCTCGGCGACGTGCTGCGCCAGCAGCGGCTCGACTTGGTGCAGCGCGAACTGCTGCTCGACACCATGGTGCAGAACACGCCGGTGGCGATGCTGCTGGTGAGCGAATCCGGCCCGGTGGTGTATGCCAACATCGCCGCGCGCCAGCTGCTCAACGAAGGCCGCAAGCTCGAAGGCCACCGTCTCGACGACGTGCTGGCGAAGGCCTCGCCGGCGCTGGTGGAGGCGATGGCGCGCGGGGGCGACGGCCTGTTCACCACCAAGGACGGCGCCAAGGTCGACGACATCGATGAGGAAGAGGTCTACCACCTGGCGCGCCGCAGCTTCAATTTGAACGGGCGGCGCCACGAACTGCTGCTGCTGCGCCAACTGACCATGGAGCTGCGCCGGCAGGAGGTGCAAACGTGGAAAAAGGTCATCCGCGTGATCAGCCACGAATTAAACAATTCGCTCGCGCCTTTGACGTCGCTGGCCCACTCGGGCGCGGAGCTGGTGCGGCGCGGCCAGACCGAGCGCCTGCCGCAGATCCTGGAGACGATCGAGGAACGCACCCGCCACCTGGAGAGCTTCATCCTCGGCTACGCGCGCTTCGCCAAGTTGCCGGCGCCACGGCTCGAACCGCAGCACTGGCCGGCCTTCCTGGCGCGGCTGTCGCAGCAGGTCGAGTTCACGCTGGCGGGCGAGCCGCCGGCCGAATCCTGCGCCTTCGATCCGGCGCAACTGGAGCAGGCGCTACTCAACCTGCTCAAGAACGCCCACGAATCGGGCTCTCCGGCCGCGCAGGTCGCCCTGGAGGTGCGGCGCCTGCACGAGGCGGTGCGCATCGATGTGCTGGACCGGGGCCCGGGCATGAGCGACACCGTGTTGACCAACGCGCTGGTGCCCTTCTACTCCACCAAGCGTAGCGGCACGGGCCTGGGCCTGGCGCTGGCGCGCGAGATCGCCGAGGCCCACGGCGGGCGCATCACCCTGGCAAACCGCGATGGCGGCGGGCTGGCGGTGACCATCATCCTGCCGCTGGCCTGTTAA
- a CDS encoding sigma-54 dependent transcriptional regulator — protein sequence MPTVLIIDDNAAVAIALEVLFSLHDIDAVRAASPEAGLAQLARQPVDLVIQDMNFSADTTSGEEGTALFRAIRERHPDLPVILLTAWTHLDAAVDLVKAGAADYLAKPWDDNRLIATVNNLIELGVTKRALHQRLQTELRQRRELERGYDLCGMVWQDPATERVVHLACQVARADVPVLISGPNGTGKECIANIIQANSSVRDGPFVVLNCGALPAELIEAELFGAEAGAYTGASKAREGKFEAADGGTLFLDEIGNLPLAGQMKLLRVLETGRFERLGSNRERQVKVRVVSATNADLQAMIKAGSFREDLFYRLNVIELRLPPLSGRPADILPLARHFLGTNQNLQLHPSAQAALLAHPWPGNVRELKNVMARAGLLAQGDTIKVGDLGLPAAAATAMEEGVREPDRDAIGLALSRAGGVVAQAAAELGLSRQALYRRMERLGIARS from the coding sequence ATGCCTACCGTACTGATAATTGACGACAACGCCGCCGTCGCCATCGCCCTCGAAGTGCTGTTCTCGCTGCACGACATCGACGCGGTGCGCGCCGCCTCGCCCGAAGCCGGCCTGGCGCAGCTGGCGCGCCAGCCGGTTGACCTGGTGATCCAGGACATGAACTTCAGCGCCGACACCACCTCCGGCGAGGAAGGCACGGCGCTGTTCCGCGCCATCCGCGAGCGCCACCCCGACCTGCCGGTGATCCTGCTGACCGCCTGGACCCATCTGGACGCGGCGGTCGACCTGGTCAAGGCCGGCGCCGCCGACTACCTGGCCAAGCCATGGGACGACAACCGCCTGATCGCCACCGTCAACAACCTGATCGAACTCGGTGTGACCAAGCGCGCGCTGCACCAGCGGCTGCAAACGGAGCTGCGCCAGCGGCGCGAGCTCGAACGCGGCTACGACTTGTGCGGCATGGTGTGGCAGGACCCGGCCACCGAACGCGTAGTCCACCTGGCCTGCCAGGTCGCGCGGGCCGACGTGCCGGTGCTGATCTCGGGCCCCAACGGCACCGGCAAGGAATGCATCGCCAACATCATCCAGGCCAATTCCTCGGTGCGCGACGGCCCCTTCGTGGTGCTCAACTGCGGCGCGCTGCCGGCCGAATTGATCGAGGCCGAATTGTTCGGCGCCGAAGCGGGCGCCTACACCGGCGCCTCCAAGGCGCGCGAGGGCAAGTTCGAGGCGGCCGACGGCGGCACCCTGTTCCTCGACGAAATCGGCAACCTGCCGCTGGCCGGGCAAATGAAGCTGCTGCGCGTGCTGGAGACGGGCCGCTTCGAGCGCCTCGGTTCGAACCGCGAGCGCCAGGTCAAGGTGCGCGTGGTCAGCGCCACCAACGCCGACCTGCAGGCGATGATCAAGGCGGGTAGCTTCCGCGAGGACCTGTTCTACCGCCTCAACGTGATCGAGCTGCGGCTGCCGCCGCTGTCGGGACGCCCGGCCGACATCCTGCCGCTGGCGCGCCATTTCCTCGGCACGAATCAGAACCTGCAATTGCATCCGTCCGCGCAGGCGGCGCTGCTGGCCCACCCGTGGCCGGGCAATGTCCGTGAACTGAAAAACGTCATGGCGCGCGCCGGCCTGCTGGCCCAGGGCGACACCATCAAGGTCGGCGACCTCGGTCTGCCGGCGGCCGCCGCGACGGCGATGGAGGAAGGCGTGCGCGAACCTGACCGCGACGCCATCGGCCTGGCCCTGAGCCGCGCCGGCGGCGTGGTGGCGCAGGCGGCGGCGGAACTGGGCCTGTCGCGCCAGGCGCTGTACCGCCGCATGGAACGGCTGGGCATCGCCCGCTCCTGA